The Mycobacterium sp. EPa45 genomic interval CCCCGCGATGGGTGACCACAGCGGGCACGGCGCCGCGATGCAGGGCATGGTCGACGACGCGACGATGACCAAGCTCGAGTCGCTCAAAGGCCCCGAGTTCGACACACTGTGGCTGCAGGCGATGATCGGCCATCACCAGGGCGCCATCGAGATGGCCAAGGCCGAGATCGCCAACGGACAAAGCGCCGACATGACCACCATGGCCAAGTCCATGGTTACCGCGCAGCAGGCCGAGATCGACCAGATGAAGCAGATGCTTGGAGGCTAAATGACTGGTGCACACGGATATTCGGCGCGCAAGGACAACTACACCAAGCGATTGCGCCGCATCGAGGGCCAGGTCCGCGGCATCGCCAAGATGATCGACGAGGACAAGTACTGCATCGACGTGCTGACTCAGATCAGCGCCGTCAACAGTGCGCTGCAGTCGGTCGCCCTGGGCCTACTCGAGGAGCACCTCGGCCACTGCGTCAGCCATGCGGTCGCCGAGGGTGGCGACGAGGCGGAGAAGAAGCTGGCCGAGGCCTCGGCCGCGATCGCGCGCCTGGTCCGCTCCTGACGCCCCAGATCCGCGCCGTGCAACGCCGGACAACGTAAGCCCCGATCGGCACGCGAGCCGATACCGTGAACCGGTGCCCACAGTGCAGCGCACGTGGACACCGCGAGTCGCCACAGCGCTGGCCGTGCTGGCCGCCGCGGCGTTCATCTACGTCACCGCCGAGATCATGCCCGTTGGTGCGCTGCCCGCGATCGCGCGCGACCTGGATGTCAGCGAGGCAGTGGTGGGCACCCTGCTCGCCAGCTACGCCCTGGTTGCGGCGGTGGCCACGATGCCGTTGGTGCGATGGACGGCAACCTGGCCGCGACGGCGCACCCTGCTGTGGACGCTGGCCTGTCTGTCGGTCTCACAACTGATCTCCGCGCTGGCACCGACCTTCGCGGTGCTGGCCGTCGGCCGGGTCCTGTGCGCGCTGACCCATGGGCTGATGTGGTCGGTGATCGCCCCGATCGGTGCGCGCCTGGTGCCACCGAGTCACGCAGGCCGCGCCACCATGGCCGTCTACGTCGGCACAGGTCTGGCGTTGGTGGTCGGCAGCCCGCTGACCGCGGCGATGAGCGAGCTGTGGGGCTGGCGGCTGGCGGTCGGAGCCATCACCGCCGCGTCGGTAGTGGTGCTGGTCGCAGCGCGTTTTGCGTTGCCGGCGATGACGCTCACCGGCGCGGACGCCGGTGCCCCCGCAGGCCCGATTCGACACCACCGCAACCGGGCACTGGTGGTGCTGAGCGTGTTGACACTGGTGGGGGTCACCGCGCACTTCATCTCCTACACGTTCATCGTGGTGATCATCCGCGACGTGGTCGGCGTGCACGGCGCGCATCTGGCGTGGCTGCTCGCCGCGTACGGGGTGGCCGGACTGACCGGTATGGCGTTGTTGGCCCGCCCGGGGGACCGGCGGCCGAAGACGGCAGTGATGGGGTGCCTGGCCGGGTCGTCGCTGGCCTTCGCGGTGCTGGCCGCTCTCGGGTACCTCAATTGGCACTCGGTGGCCGCGGCGGTGGCGATCGTGCTGTGGGGAGCGACTGCCAACGCGATGCCGCCGATGCTGCAGGCCGCCGCGATGCGGCACTCGCCGGAGGATCCCGACGGTGCCTCGGGGTTGTACGTGGCGTGTTTCCAGGTCGGCATCATGGCCGGATCGCTGAGCGGAGGACTGCTCTACCAACATGCCGGTGTACCGGCGATGCTCACCGCATCGGCGGGCCTGATGCTCGCCGCACTGGTGTGCGTGACGGTCAGCCGGGGCCTGTTCGCGGTCCGCCCGGCTACCAGCGGAAAGTAACGCTTATCACCCCGGGCCCGACGATCTGCACAGTTCAGGGCAGTGACGGGGTTCAGGGCCAGGTTCGCTGGCGAATGAACTCCACGGGCGCACCCAGCGTGTTATGCGAGACTGGGTCAAAGTCGGCATCGAGGGAGCATTGGTTATGACGCTGCGGGTGAAGGGGGCGATCGCCGCCACGCTGTGCGTGGTCGGAGTGGCCGCCGGAATCAGTCTCGGCAGCGGTTCGGCGCTCGCCGATCCAGACCAGGCGCCCGGCGATCCCGGGATCGTCGACGTGCCGCCGGCGCAGGTGCCCGCACCCGATCCCTTTGCACCGCCACCGGCCGACCCGGCTGCTTTCCCGCCGCCCGCTCCGGCACCGGATCCCCTCGCGCCGCCGGTCAACCCGGTGGCCGCCCAGCAGGCCGCCGCGGCAGCCGGCGGACCCGTCAAGGGGCAGAATCCGACTCCTTACACCGGTGAACCGGTGTTCGCGCCGCCGACCTTCAACCCGGTCAACGGCTCGATGGTCGGGGTGGCCAAGCCGATCATCATCAACTTCGTCCGGCCGATCGCCAACCGGCCGATGGCCGAGCAGGCCATCCACATCTCCTCGGTGCCGCCTGTTCCCGGTGCGTTCTACTGGCTGACCGACACCCAGGTGCGCTGGCGGCCCTACAACTTCTGGCCCGCGGGCACCGTGGTCAACATCG includes:
- a CDS encoding metal-sensitive transcriptional regulator, which gives rise to MTGAHGYSARKDNYTKRLRRIEGQVRGIAKMIDEDKYCIDVLTQISAVNSALQSVALGLLEEHLGHCVSHAVAEGGDEAEKKLAEASAAIARLVRS
- a CDS encoding Ig-like domain-containing protein, translating into MTLRVKGAIAATLCVVGVAAGISLGSGSALADPDQAPGDPGIVDVPPAQVPAPDPFAPPPADPAAFPPPAPAPDPLAPPVNPVAAQQAAAAAGGPVKGQNPTPYTGEPVFAPPTFNPVNGSMVGVAKPIIINFVRPIANRPMAEQAIHISSVPPVPGAFYWLTDTQVRWRPYNFWPAGTVVNIDASGAKSSFRVGDALVATADNATHQMTVTRNGKLEQTFPMSMGKPGHDTPNGTYYVLEKFPDIVMDSATYGVPSTSPDGYKVHVKLAVRIDNQGNFVHSAPWSVGDQGKRNVSHGCINLSQANAQWFYDNFGSGDPIIVKNSVGTYNKPDGADDWQWQLS
- a CDS encoding MFS transporter, yielding MPTVQRTWTPRVATALAVLAAAAFIYVTAEIMPVGALPAIARDLDVSEAVVGTLLASYALVAAVATMPLVRWTATWPRRRTLLWTLACLSVSQLISALAPTFAVLAVGRVLCALTHGLMWSVIAPIGARLVPPSHAGRATMAVYVGTGLALVVGSPLTAAMSELWGWRLAVGAITAASVVVLVAARFALPAMTLTGADAGAPAGPIRHHRNRALVVLSVLTLVGVTAHFISYTFIVVIIRDVVGVHGAHLAWLLAAYGVAGLTGMALLARPGDRRPKTAVMGCLAGSSLAFAVLAALGYLNWHSVAAAVAIVLWGATANAMPPMLQAAAMRHSPEDPDGASGLYVACFQVGIMAGSLSGGLLYQHAGVPAMLTASAGLMLAALVCVTVSRGLFAVRPATSGK